AATTAGATTTGTTAGAATAGTTTAACAACCAGAGTGGCATTGTGGCACAgctatagagctgctgccttacagcaccagaggcccgggttcaatcctgactatggatgctgtctgtatggagtttgcacattctatctgtgaccgcatgggtttcctccaggtgccccagtttccccccacaccccaaagttgtgcaggtttgtaaattaattggcttctgtaaattgtccctagtgtgtaggataaaactcgtgtataggtgatcgctggtcgatggctGATCGATTTGTTTCCAAGATGTATctgaaaaactaaactaaaaataaaaaccaAAACGTCTCATGTCCTTTATGGTGTTGCAAGTATTTAGTTGGATTAGAAACTTGGATGGAACCTTTATGCAGAAAGCACATTCTATGTTAAGGGGTAATTTAAATTGCGTGACCTGAAGTAGGGTAGCTAAAATGAAACCTCTTTCGCTACACGATGTAATGAGAAGTCATGATTCAACTCTATGGAACGTTAGGTAGATTAACTTTACGTTTTATTGAATGGTGAAGCTGAAATACATGTAAACAGATTTAAAGGAATCTAAGTGATGTAACACTGTCTCATTGTGGCATAACAGCCACAAGCATAAAGATCAGAGGTCAGAAGGAGTTACAACATGGAGGACAATTAGAAGGTAGGTTTGTAAATAGTTACAAATATTACAAACTTGTGTGAAAGAGAACCTCATTAAAAGGAGAAACAAACTATTGATGGGAGCATAAACACAACAGCTTCCTATAATTCCATTAATTTTTCATAATTCTTCTGAAGTTTCTCAATGGTCTTGGTTCTCCTTATCTTTGTCACCTCCCCCAGCCTTACAATAACCAGGATATTTCTGCATTCTTCCCAGGTTTTGTACTTTCACAACTACTCATCATGCCTGCATCCATCTGTGTTCTTAACCTCTCTTAAACCTCTCTACCTCTCTTGTTATTTAGTATAACTGTCAATAGCTGCCCTGTCCTTATGGGATTAACCAAATCACTTTTGTTATTCTTTTCGAAGATGTCGTCAACATAGAGAGGCTAGCGTTTAATTCTTGATGCAGGAGTTCTGATGAAGGTACCCGGTAGTGAGTTCCAAAAATTAGATCTAGCGATCATTAAAGAACAGGGATACATTTAGCACAGTATATGCCTTGGAAGAGAACTTGTAAATGATGGCATTCTGATGGGTCTACTATCCTTCTAGGTTTAAgagttggagacacaagaaactgcagatgctagaatcttgagaaaaacacaaagtgctggaggaacacttcTTTGCCTCCTGACCCACCTGGTCTAACCTTTTTTTTTAGACATCTGCTCTACCATCAACTATTTTCTGTCATTGACTCTGCTGTGACCACTTTGGATGCCACACTATTCAACATCTTTCtttggaagggtttcggcccaaaacgttgcctatttccttcgctccatagatgctgctgcacctgctgagtttctccagcatttttgtgtaccttcatcttTCTTTGTCAGTTGGTTCTGATTCACTACCTCACCTTATTAAGGTAGAATTTGCTTAATTCATTGACAAATCTCAAGAAATATTAGATCCCAGCAATATCTGTCTGGATTGGCATCCCATCATTGCCATCATTGCCTTTACCTTTGCGGGGTCTGGTTTTGAGCTGCTACAGGACTTAATGATCCAGGAAGAAAACCTCCCTCACTCAAGACACAAGAAACGCCACAGCCAGAGTCAAACTGAAGACAAGTTCCAACTCAAAACGTCATatgtccattcgctccacagatgctgcccgacccacttatTATGATATGATAACGTTCCTGAGGGTAAAAAACATGTCACTGGTGCTGCATGGTTTTTTCACAGATGTACCTGCTTTTCAATTTAACCAGGgcaagatcaggtaggtttactTTTGATACTGAGACAGTTACAGCCAACCTTTGATCCCCAGCAAGTAAATACTGCAGGAGGGCAATTTTATCTAGAGTATCTGCCAGAGGTGTGATATCATCcacgccttcatctcctcccgactggactactgtaactctcttctctttggcattaattccagcaacatcaaccgactccaactggtccagaatgcagccgcccgactcattacccacaccaaatcctggcaccacatcaccccagtcctcaaagaacttcactggcttcccatttcccaccggatcatctacaaaatcctggtcctcacctacaaagccctcaaccacttggcccccccttatctcactgacctcctctccccctaccaaccctcacggtccctcagatccatttcagccggtctcctctccattctgaaatccaacctctgcacttttggagacagagccttctccagggcagctcccaggctctggaactccctcccacaattgatccgaacttctgagtccctcaccatcttccagtcccgcctcaagacccatctcttcacctctgcatacccttagtcccatgtccccctcccctttgcatctctgtcttactgctctattttgttttgttcttgactcaccatgtaaagtgactttgagtccttgaaaagcgctatacaaataaaatgtattattattattattattattgtatctcAGCCACATTTAACCTACATAAGGCTCAGAAGACAGGCTCCTATGAAGCTAAAGGAGGGGTCTTTCAATTATACTCATTTCTGAAGGCAGAGCACAGTACTAACACCATTTCCGAAGAGAATGTGTTCTTATTTTGATGCCTGCCACTACAATCACAAACTGTTAATGTACAAACAAGGATTAAAATCCCTTACTGCAGCACCACCTACAGACATGAATTTATATAGAACTTTTCATGGTATCATAACATCCCAAAAATACAAACAAGAAAGCACTTTCCAAACCGTAAATACACCAGGTTCCCACAAAAAGCAATGAACaaaaaactagggacaattttctgcTCTTCTTTTTCAAGCATTAGacctatacagcacagaaacaggcccttcggcccaacttgtccatgctgaccaagatgcattactgagctactccaacttATCAATGCATGActcatacccctccaaaccttccctatccatgttcaatCATCTGCTAATGTCACAATTGCTAAATGTCACAATTGTACCCACctgtggcagctgtgtggaaaaAGTAGCCCCTCAGATCTTttcaaatcattcccctctcatcttaaagccatgTTTAGACATTGTTATAGATCACTCTACTCTGAGGAAAAGACTGTAGCTATTCACTTTATCTAGGACCCTCACCATTATGtaaaacctctataaggtcaccctctGCTTTATACGCCCAAAGAAAAAaagatccagcctctccttatcaCTCAAATCTTCCAGACTTAGTAACATGCTCATCAATCTTTTTTGCACCGTTTCCTATGTAATGGCATCCTTCGGTATAACAGAGCACCTGAACAGTACATGGTGAAAATATGGAGCTGATTGTGGTGAAAGCATTAAAATCACAACTTAGGCACGGGCCACATTTGGAAGAGCACAGGGACATTGCAGGGTTGAACAGAGAAAGGAATGGACAAAGCCATGGAGGAATTTGAAAACAAAGGAGGATTTCAAAAGGAAGTCATTGCTGAACTGGGAACTAATGTAGGTAATCACAGGAGCAATGAATTGAATGGGACATTGGTACAAGTTGGACACATGAGGCAGAGTTTTGGATGACTACAAGTTAGTGAAAGTAGAAACAGAAGGAGTGGAAGAAGAGCATTGGAATAGTCTGTCTAGAGGTAGTCAAAGGTATGGATGAagatttcaatgactggtgagcTGAGGCAGTGACACCAGGATTTTCGAATGAAAATTTGGTGGGTCTTCAATATAGCTAAATTATAGCAAAGCAACATTATACAAATTTACAATAGTTGCCCCCTCCCTGCATAACTTGTACTTTTGTGTTCAATAATCAGAGGTCAATGTGATCTTTATGTACACGAGAATCCCATTTAAATGAAAAGGAGTATAAAGTTGAACTAAATTTACTTCAAAATAATTGATTGTAAAAATGCAAGGAAAATTAAACAAGAATTTTTGTTTTGCTGATGAAGGAATTCAACATATATTTGCGATCTAATCATTGTCCTCCTAACCTTCTCTAACCTCCCAGTATATGATTGATAATGTACTTTGTGCAGTAGTTTCAATCACATTGATAGGCTTGATAATGAACCTTCCAAGCTCACATGAGAGATGATGACAGATccaaaggaattacagatgctggaatcttgagcaaaacccaaagagctggaggaactcagcgggtcaggtggcaccTGTAGATGGAATGGTCATGGATATTTTGGGgacaggtcccttcttcagactggagggagaggaaggaagggtGCAATTACATTGCTTTGCCAGCATCCTTCACTTTGTGTTTTTGGAACACAAATACAAAGGAAAGGGAGTAGAGCTACAGCACAGGAGCTACACCCTGTGCACCACACTCTGAAGGGTCGATTTATTTTCTGCAGATTTCACAACTGCACATTCTTCTGATACAGAACCAAAAGAACTACCCACTGAGCGGTAGTTCACTATCAACATAATTAAGAATTATATTTACTAAAATGTACTTTACCCTTAAATGCCTTAAACATACCTCTCCAACATTTCCTTTATTGTATCTTTCATATCCAATATtggcttttttccccttagtcgaTAGTCATCCTTTAAATTAATTTGTGACATAAATGACTCTGTTGTGGTCATCCACTCCTGCAACACAATGTGATCAGTTGTTGATGACATCTGCCTCTGCTCTATTTTGAAGTATTAATTTGTCCCAGGTAATTCCCGCAACCCCAAATTTCAGCTAATTCTGATCAACGTGTAAGAACTGGAACGACGTGAATTTACTACATTGAACCCTGAGATGAGAATGTCAGAGTGATTGAGTACGATCGGCCTCGACTCAGTGGGGTTTAAAAAAATGAGAGGTGATACCATTGAAACATAGATTTTGAGAAGGATTGATAgatattcagattttttttctcaGGGCAGGAGGTGAAATGCCAGGGGATCACTGTTTCTGGTTAAAGGATTTCAGATtaaagatgaagagaaatttattttctcaaaaggattgtgaatctctggaattcccaagCCTAGATGTTCATTTCAAGAACGAGACCACTGGATTTTGCATCAGGAACATGGGGTCAGGCTGGAAATAAAACTTGAAGTAAATAAACAGACATGATATTCCTGAATGACAAGGATGTGTCAAATGGTGGCTTTAAAGAGGGCAGTCACTCCTCgaactgttccaccattcaattagataACAGCTGATCTGCATTTTAATCCTATCAATACATTTTGATACCGTAACTCTTAATACCCATGATGGCTCATCCATCTTCTCCAGCGCTGTGACACTCGCTCAGGAGTACACTGGAGCAACAACTGAGATTTATTTTATGACCAAGCCCCATAAATTTAATGAACTTGTTACTTTCTGTCTCACAGCTGAGTGATCACTAATCACCGAGTTGTAACAAACAGAGCCCGCCCGTAGGGATATGTTATCCACATAAATAAAAGTATGTTTTGTCGTGCCGTTAGCCTAATAAAATGTCCCAAAGTTCTTCACAGGAGCAACGGTAGAGGAGTTTAATGTCAATGACTACTACTGCTAAGACAATGCTTATTTTAATCGTGAGGTTGATATGCTTTTGTTAACTGGAGAATACGTCTTAGAGTCCAAGAGTCATTGAGATATagaatggaaagaggcccttcgaggttcttgagtccacaccaatcatcaaCCACTAATTCTATCCCAACACATTCTATTCTCCGCAAACTTCCATTAACTCCCTCCATCCTTGCCCCAGGCTCCACCACTCAATTGCACATgcgaggcaatttacaatggccagttAAACGAATGACCCACACATCATCAGGATGAGGTCACAAACCagaacatccagaggaaacccatgcagtcacagagaggatGTCCATCCTTCACATTGGCAgggcacccgaggttaggattgaatccAGTTTGTTACATACCGTGAAGTAGCAGTtctacagctgcgccattgtTGGGAAAAGACGCATGGAGTTAAGGTGCAGATCCGCCATTTTTACTGAATGGTCAAAAGAGGTTGTTGGAAGGACTAAGAGGAATATGAAAAAAAACTATGCATCAGAGATACTATCCTGCATCCTTCTGCAGGCATCAATGGCATTTCCACCAGCACTCCAAACCCTCAGTATTGACACTAGAGGTTTCTGGAGCAGCGAACCCACAATCTTTCCATCTGCTGATCCATTGGTAGGAATCAGAGCTCACTATTTTCAAAGTAGTCGTTTAGTGTCTTCTTACTAAAGACACTTAAAAAGCATatttttgggtggcacagtgatgcagcggtagagctgctgccttccagcaccagagatccgggttagattctgactacgggtgctgtccgtatggagattgtacattctctctgcgaCTGtcatggtttttctccaggtgctccggtttcctaccccatcccaaagacatacatgtttgtaggttaattggtttaggtaaaattgtaaattcttcctggtgtgtaggatagtgttagtatatagGGTGAtcgtggttggcacggacttggtgggccgaaaggcctgtttccacgctgtatctctaaagtttagagTCTAAAAATCTAATGTCCTACCAAAACACGACAATCAatatttattgtttaagaaggaactgcagatgctggaaaatcgaagctacacaaaaaagctggagaaactcagcgggtgcagcagcatctatggagcgaaggaaataggcaacccagcttttttgtgtacaatcaatatttatttattgaccagtctgaagaagggtcttgacccgaaacatctcctattccttttctccagagatgctgcctgacccactgagttactccagcattttgtgtctattttcggtgtaaaccagcattagcagttccttcctacacaatcaataTTTCATTGCCGCTCAAAGGCTGTTGTTAAAATGGGGAAAATGTTTACAAGCATCTTTTATTGGCAGGATTATACCCATAAATCTGCTGCCAAATTTTAAGGCTCAACTGAAACTTTTGCCCCAAGCAAAAATAAATGTCACCATGTTAAAATGCAACTGGTTTTGTGTGATGGATATTGGGCAAGCTGGTTCAAGGTTAAGTTTAATTACAGGTCAATTTACTTATTTATTACTCTGATTGATTGCTTACCCCATCACTAAAGTTTGAAAAACGTTTATATGTTGATCGGTGCAGGTTTTTCGCCTTTCCCCGTGGAATTGCATCTACATCATAATCCTTGGGTTCTGCCTCCCTGTGCTGGTACCTGCAGAGAAATTACTTATTAGAGCAGTTTCTATTCTATTTTGAAGATGATGGGCTTTCTCCCCAAATGCCAGGGCCAATGTTAACAACACAACCAATTTTTCTAGAGACAGGCAATCCGATTATTTCATATTGCTCTGTGTGTAATCTTACTATATGCAAGTTCTTTGCTGTTTCCCACAAGTGGGACGTCTGAACGATTTCCATCGAACAGACATTAACTAGAAATATAGTGAGAGATGGGGCAGTGATGCGGTAAGAAGGTTGGTGGTGATGGTTAGAAATGTGCCGTGATGATGTTGAAGGCAAGAAACAATCTAATTAATGCTGGAACAGTCCTAAAGAGCCGAGTGGCTGATTTCCATTCCCATTTTTTTAAGCATAGCTTCAAggtcagttgaaattttaaaggagatctacagagcaagtattttttttaatacagagatTGGTGGGTGCTTCAAagaagctgccaggggtggtggtggaagcagatacaatgtgGTGTTTTAGGAGGCTTACAGATTGACAgataggatatgcagggaatggagggatatggagttacatagaaacatagaaaataggtgcaggaggaggccatttggcccttcgagccagcaccgccattcattgcaatcatggctgatcgtccccaatcaatatcccgtgcctgtcttctccccatatccattgatttcactagcccctagagctctatctaactcatgcAAGCACAGGAGAGGAATttaacaaggtaaaatattaaggcctgacattgtgggccgaagggcctcttcctataCTGAACTGTTTATGCTCTTTGTCTCCCTGCCCTTTGATGGTTTGATCTAGTTGCAACACATTAGCCCCGGCAGCATAGAACTACCTGTACTGTATTTCAAAATATTAAATCCTAATTTAGCAAAACAATTGCTGAAATTCTTGGCACTTTACATTTAAAAACATATTCAAAGTTTTATGAGACTTTTTCAGATTTAAATACATACCAATTGCAGACTAGGACTGGTCTGTCATACGTCTTTTGAGTTGAGCGGAGTGTAAGAGAGCCTTTGCGATCATCATTGTCAATTCCACTGTCCATTTCTTCTAGTTCCTCTGCCTTTTTGACTTGTTTCTCTTTTATACACCTCGTTTGTTCCCACTCAAATACTTGATCGTTCTCTGCTCCTTTTTCTCTCTGCTCCACTAGAGTACGCTGTCTTTGCCCTTCCCCCTTGATCCTAATGTCCTCTTTCCCAGTGTCCGAGCTACTGACTGCTCTCAAAGCTTCTCATTACATATCTCTCTTATCCTCTGGTCATTCCTGGCTGTTTTATTTAAGTACCTAATCTGCCCCTCAAGGCTTTAGTTGTATTTTATCTCTCTGTAACTATAATTTGTTTCCTGTCCTTTCTTAACAAGTGTTCCTATTTTGACCTTCCTTGATTTTCACTCGTTTTCACTTTGGGCCTCAGCTCGTTTCCATTTGACATCACTTTCAGCTTTGCTCTCTTTTTAAATTGTCTCAATATTCCTCAGTTACCTCTCTATTCACCTCTCTCTCCACTTTCAGTACTCACTCACTTTCTCAATTCTCTCCTCTTCCTATCTCATTCTCATTTTACTGTCCCTAATACCTGACACAATTATCTTTATAATTCTCAGAGATCTCTCTTTCCTGAAGTTTTGTATTCTGTCTCCTATCTCAAGCTCAGATGTTTCCTGTGATTTCTCCCAGCTGTCTCTTAGCTCTCAATTATCTTCTCTCTCTTACTCTTATTTTGATGTTGTCTCTAATCCTTGCTCAGTTACCCCCCCCAACCTCACTGCTCCCCCTTCCCTCTGTTTCCTCCCCTGCCACTT
This portion of the Leucoraja erinacea ecotype New England chromosome 3, Leri_hhj_1, whole genome shotgun sequence genome encodes:
- the LOC129695509 gene encoding cilia- and flagella-associated protein 95-like, which codes for MDSGIDNDDRKGSLTLRSTQKTYDRPVLVCNWYQHREAEPKDYDVDAIPRGKAKNLHRSTYKRFSNFSDGEWMTTTESFMSQINLKDDYRLRGKKPILDMKDTIKEMLERTSGCPEASHYNVIPRHHPDHVKMLLETTYTYDFTPPYHYIPTSEEEPEKITDFRKYHSQFMRRDDYRHCSRNTWRDESDIYPNSELKRILNPLSNPIPNRLK